The genomic window GTCCAATGTAATGATCCAGAGGTTCTTTAAGCTCAGCTTCCCCTCATTGGGAttatctttgttattgttttacTAACCATGTAGATGACATATGTGCAGGCATCAGCTAGAGGAGGAGTTCTCAATCTTCATATTGACGAACAGAAACAAAGAGTGTTTTTGCGCGGGAAGGCTATTACAGTGATGGAAGGCTGTGTTCTGGTCTAGTCACTTGGACCAACACATTACACATGTAATAAATATATCATACGACAAAGTTGTAGTTGGAGCACTTAATTGTTATCAACTTAtcatatatttcttttaatagaaCTGTTGTGATGCTTTACCACATAACAAGAATATTGTACTTGATGCACACAAACTTTGGTGTGCACAATAGtgaaatttatttgaataaaTTGGTGTGGTGGTTACTTTTTAGCAGCATGACAAAGAGGAGGATTTGTTTAGGGTTCTATTGGAACTCTTACATAACAATGTAATAATTAATAGACCTAAAGTTAGGTTGATAAATCCTCTCAAATTGGATTTTGATACCTGAATTCCGATTATAAATCAATACTTTATAAATCAAATTGTCCTAAACCTTTTTTATCATTTGGATGAGAATTGTCTCATGGTACTTATAAATACTCATAAGTCATAGACTATAGATAGACACATGAGATAGTCTTCCACTTTAACAattgttaatattattaatacatCTTATAGTcatcaaaaatattatttttttaaaaaatatgtatgtagGCTTTGACCATATAAACTCATACATACTCATTCATTCCATAGGTGTTATGACCAGTGCTAAAATCAACACATTTTCACATATCATCAATCAATGGCAAAGAAACCTGTGAAATATTACGTGGTATGTAACTAACTacctatgtttttttgtttgatcaATGTTTATAActgtgttgttgttattgtgaAAATATAGTTTGTGGTGTTTGTGAATCTGATTGATGAGATGCACAGGTTGATGCTTTCACTGATTCAGCATTCAAAGGAAATCCAGCAGCAGTGTGTTtattagaagaagaagaagagaaggatAATCAATGGTTGCAATCAGTTGCTGCTGAATTCAATATGCCTATGACTGCTTATTTAACTCCCATTCATGGAACCTCTGTTCCTCGTTTTGGTGTTAGATATTTTACTCCTTCTAGTACCGAGGTATATATTTCAGAACTAAATCGACggatttcatatattttaagaattatttttaataccgTCAAAAAGAAGTGTTTTTAATATTCATATAGGTTTGAATGAAATGCATTGAGtttgttttcttaaaaaaaaatattcatatagcttaagatttttttaacaaacatatAGCTTAAgatttaaatcttttttattttgcatgATGTATCTATTGAATTTATGAGCCAAACTgcatataacattttttttttactatatgtttttgtttttaaagaaaaaaaagtaaaacttaTCGATTGaacataaagaagaaaaaaacagacACTATGGAAaatggaaaacaaaatacaaaaaatatgtcAATAGAACTAAGATCTACGTTGTTCCAGTGACTATATTTCAGTTGGTAGatacatcatattatatatatatatatatatatatatatatatatatatatatatatatatatatatatatatatatatatatatatatatatatatatatatatatatataggggccGGAGTTCGAATACAATATTTTTCACATTTGTAGAAGTGAATTTCTAGTCACCgtactacttaaaaaaaataaaaaatcatgctAAACAAATTTAAGAACACCCCTATTGGTATGCTTTTAGGGAATGTTTGTGATTTAGATGTAACCacaataaattcatttttagaACCAATATTAAATATACTATTTATAccattttttttacgcaattaTTTATACCATTAGTGACATTATCTTGTCCTATTACAATACAGGTTAATCTTTGTGGGCATGCTACATTAGCAGCTGCACACATACTTTTCTCATCTGGTTTGGGGGACAAGAATGTTATTGAATTTGTGACGCTATCTGGACTTTTAACTGCTAAAAAAGTCCCTTCGATCGATGTCACCAGTGCACCAAATTTGCAGAATGGTGAAGCTAAGGATGGATTCTATATTGAATTGGATTTTCCTGCTGATCCTATTGCAGAATTCAACTCTAATGACACTTCTCTTATTTCTGAGGCATTGAATGGTGCTTCCATAGTTGATATAAAGAGGACTCAAATTGCAGATGATATATTTGTAATTCCTTAATCTTCTCTCTTAAATATTTATCAATGTTATTTAGAATAAACATGAATCAATTAAAATCTCGATGGAATTGGCCAATTGAACTAGGAACCAACTAGTTTTCTGGTTGAGTTTGATTCCGATTCCATTGCAGCCTAATTGAACTTGGGTACAAACACGGTTAGTTCAATCGGTTCTATTTgttacaattatttattttgtcaccAGCTTGAATATTATTTCTCCTAGGTTGTTGTCACATCTGGAAAAAATGTCACAGAAGTACAGCCACAACTTGATGCAATTTCTAAATTACCTGGAAGGGGAGTAACTGTCACAGGGATTGCTCCTCCAGAGTCCGGATTTGATTTCTATAGTCGATTCTTCGCCCCAAAATATGGAATCAATGAGGTAAGTGGTTGAAAACTATGAATATAATGTTCCTTTAATTGCATTACTATTGAATCCTGATATTTGCTTTCAGGATCCTGTTTGTGGGACTGCACATTGTGGCTTGGCATCATACTGGAGCAAGAAGCTGGGAAAGTGTGATTTAAATGCTTATCAGGTACTCTTACTGTCCCACAATAAGTTTCACACTTGCTTATTTCACACGGATTAAAGAAATATCGTAAATAAAGCGAAAGATAAGGATTTACAAAGTGATTCACATGGTAATAATTGTTTAGAAACTCGGTATCCAGTCTAAAGACCGGCTAATCTAAAAACCAATCCCTCTGTCCACCAGCAGAGGGATCCAATTGAAATCAGCGCAAAACtttgtatatatatagtaataactAGAGGatacaattaaaataataataatatttcattGGAAATTGAATGTGACACTCATTTTAGCATACATCTTTTTGCAAATGTGTCTCGAGGGCCGGCCCAAGCCCTAGCTTTAGGCCTCACATTATGTTAGGCTGGCCATGTGTGTCGCTTATCGTGGGACAGATGAagtactatactatactatcaTTTCCCTGATTGGGGTTATCATTGTCATCATTGTTATACTAATTTTTAGATTATGTGCAGGCATCAGCTAGAGGGGGAATTCTCAATCTTCGTGTTGATGAACAGAAACAAAGTGTGTT from Trifolium pratense cultivar HEN17-A07 linkage group LG1, ARS_RC_1.1, whole genome shotgun sequence includes these protein-coding regions:
- the LOC123911922 gene encoding uncharacterized isomerase BH0283-like, with the translated sequence MAKKPVKYYVVDAFTDSAFKGNPAAVCLLEEEEEKDNQWLQSVAAEFNMPMTAYLTPIHGTSVPRFGVRYFTPSSTEVNLCGHATLAAAHILFSSGLGDKNVIEFVTLSGLLTAKKVPSIDVTSAPNLQNGEAKDGFYIELDFPADPIAEFNSNDTSLISEALNGASIVDIKRTQIADDIFVVVTSGKNVTEVQPQLDAISKLPGRGVTVTGIAPPESGFDFYSRFFAPKYGINEDPVCGTAHCGLASYWSKKLGKCDLNAYQASARGGILNLRVDEQKQSVFFRGKAVIVMEGCVLV